A genomic stretch from Hoplias malabaricus isolate fHopMal1 chromosome 4, fHopMal1.hap1, whole genome shotgun sequence includes:
- the neil1 gene encoding endonuclease 8-like 1 codes for MPEGPELHFASLFVNRVCSGVVFSGAVEKSEVSKRPHVPFACDAYSISAVSRGKEVRLTLTPIKSETKSKVKEEENQTPMDVVFRFGMSGSFRFTAVDELPKHAHVRFYTKEDPQRVLSFVDTRRFGSWQHNATWQKDRGPCVMSEYESFRQNVLSNLSDKAFNRPICEALLNQKYFNGIGNYLRAEILYRMKIPPFVKARTVLEGLAAKNEDTKEVKVATANTNDFDSDGKRKVETKGLDILSLCHIVPLEVISLGEKGYEPEKGNYTELEAWFQCYGVNGMNSINDHNGRNIWFQGSPGPMAPKGSNASRTKRKIQKVENDYTDTKKAAKKEHTGSVSKGTHVQEASGTVKNQKGQRGTRRQKTRLDTQTHENKKPKTSKKHISAGPHTSRAKNTRRQMEPEGNITAKRIRRSQRLSSTAAF; via the exons ATGCCAGAGGGTCCAGAGCTACACTTCGCCAGTCTGTTTGTGAACAGAGTGTGCTCAGGTGTGGTTTTCAGTGGAGCTGTGGAGAAGTCAGAGGTCAGTAAAAGACCCCATGTGCCTTTTGCCTGTGATGCCTACAGCATCAGTGCAGTGTCCAGAGGGAAGGAAGTACGACTCACACTTACTCCCATCAAAAGTGAGACAAAAAGCAAAGTCAAAGAGGAGGAAAACCAAACACCCATGGATGTGGTCTTCCGTTTTGGAATGTCTGGCTCTTTCCGCTTCACAGCAGTGGATGAGCTCCCAAAGCATGCTCATGTTCGATTCTACACCAAAGAGGATCCCCAAAGAGTGCTAAGCTTTGTGGACACTCGCAGATTTGGCAGCTGGCAACATAACGCAACCTGGCAAAAAGATAGAGGCCCATGTGTCATGTCCGAGTACGAGAGCTTTAG GCAGAATGTTCTGTCCAATCTCTCAGACAAAGCATTCAACCGCCCCATCTGTGAGGCTCTGTTAAATCAGAAGTACTTCAATGGGATTGGTAACTACTTGCGAGCAGAGATTCTGTACAG AATGAAAATTCCCCCCTTTGTGAAAGCAAGGACTGTTCTAGAGGGACTTGCAGCAAAAAATGAAGACACAAAGGAAGTTAAAGTGGCCACCGCAAATACAAAT GACTTTGATTCTGATGGAAAGAGGAAGGTGGAAACCAAGGGTCTAGACATTCTTTCCCTTTGCCACATTGTGCCACTGGAGGTGATTTCCCTtg GTGAAAAAGGATATGAGCCAGAGAAGGGGAATTATACTGAACTTGAAGCATGGTTTCAGTGTTATGGTGTGAATGGGATGAATTCAATAAATGATCACAACGGACGAAATATTTGGTTTCAG GGGAGTCCTGGTCCAATGGCACCTAAAG GTTCCAATGCTTCAAGGACAAAGAGGAAAATACAGAAAGTCGAGAATGACTATACAGATACCAAGAAG GCTGCAAAAAAGGAGCACACTGGGAGTGTTTCTAAGGGAACGCATGTACAGGAGGCTTCAGGAACTGTAAAGAATCAAAAAGGACAGAGAGGCACCAGGAGACAAAAAACCAGACTTGATACTCAGacacatgaaaacaaaaaacctaAAACAAGCAAAAAGCACATCTCAGCAG GGCCCCACACTAGCAGGGCTAAGAACACAAGAAGACAAATGGAACCGGAGGGCAACATTACAGCTAAAAGAATCAGAAGATCTCAGAGGTTGAGCAGCACAGCAGCCTTTTGA
- the man2c1 gene encoding alpha-mannosidase 2C1 codes for MYHLPVLKNRRTLLERAEKFISNVYFTDCNLRGRLYGDSCPLESIAVFQTSKRIPFSEAVQQHFQPYKVGDAFGPTWWTCWFKIVLKMPEAWKGKEVHMRWESDGEGMVWRDQQPVQGLTKEGEKNSYVLSECLKESEAHSITLYVELACNGLFGAGQGSMIAAPDPNRKYTVQKADVVVFNRDVQELLTDFELLVDIVKTLGEEEQRGYQALYTVNEMVNLCDPANPSSFSSARNLAQKFFSQKNGQSQHVVHAMGHCHIDSAWLWPYEETIRKCARSWISAIRLMEKNPEFIFTCSQAQQFQWVKSWYPGLFSQIQHFVKKGQFVPVGGTWVEMDGNLPSGESMIRQFLEGQNFFKEEFGQYCTEFWLPDTFGYSAQLPQIMRGCGISRFLTQKLSWNLVNTFPHNTFFWEGIDGSQVLTHFPPGNSYGMTCKVEDLINTVKNNKDKGRANHSAVLFGFGDGGGGPTQLMLDRLQRVRDSDGLPRVFMSSPDRLFSELQHESSLLCTWSGELFLELHNGTYTTQAKIKLENRLCEVLLHDIEVASCLALCQAAGFSYPAKELQELWRLLLLNQFHDVIPGTCIEMVVEDALEYYKEIQKTGSGLLLSACNALRSSSFLGVGSNTAVFNTLAWERTEVIALTGNGAKKKLALVKAPCMGVAPVTESAEPVSKVTVTVQADGSVEMENGLLRAVLDKMGRLVSLLLVQTNREAISDGCFGNEFVLFDDVPLYWDAWDVMDYHLQTRKPVANVTQFVEVISSGGLRGSVAFSLRISEKSSIMQEVILDANCPYIKFKTEVDWAEAHKFLKVEFPVQVRNPNATYEIQFGHLQRPTHRNTSWDWARFEVWGHKWADLSEHGFGVALLNDCKYGYSIHQNVMTLSLLRSPKAPDANADMGHHQFTYAVMPHTGSYQEASVIQQAYNLNFPLHLIPDVRIIHPWSAFNLSSSAVILKTVKHAEGRKNALVVHLYESHGSSVNVVLSTPLPVQEAWHCDLLERPDHSHPVALNGGDITLSFKPFQIISLLLKLH; via the exons ATGTATCACCTCCCGGTGCTGAAGAACAGACGCACTCTTCTGGAACGCGCGGAGAAGTTCATCTCTAACGTGTATTTCACCGACTGCAACCTTAGAGGGAG acTCTATGGAGACTCCTGTCCTCTTGAGTCCATTGCAGTTTTTCAGACTTCAAAGCGTATCCCCTTTTCAGAGGCAGTGCAGCAACATTTCCAGCCATACAAAGTTGGAGATGCCTTTGGTCCCAC ATGGTGGACTTGCTGGTTCAAAATTGTCCTGAAGATGCCAGAGGCCTGGAAAGGCAAGGAAGTTCACATGAGATGGGAGAGTGATGGAGAAGGTATGGTGTGGCGGGACCAACAACCAGTTCAG GGTTTGACTAAAGAGGGTGAAAAGAACAGTTACGTCCTGAGTGAGTGCCTGAAAGAGAGTGAAGCACACAG TATCACACTGTATGTGGAGCTGGCATGTAATGGACTGTTTGGGGCTGGACAGGGGTCAATGATAGCAGCTCCTGACCCAAACAGAAAGTACACTGTTCAGAAGgctgatgttgttgtttttaatcgTGACGTGCAGGAGCTTCTTACTGACTTTGAGCTGCTTGTAGACATTGTTAAG ACCCTTGGTGAAGAAGAGCAGCGTGGTTATCAGGCTTTATACACTGTGAATGAAATGGTGAATCTGTGTGACCCAGCCAACCCCAGTTCTTTTTCTTCAGCCCGGAATCTGGCCCAGAAGTTCTTCAGCCAAAAGAATGGGCAAAGCCAGCATGTTGTACATGCCATGGGCCACTGCCACATTGATTCAG CCTGGCTTTGGCCATATGAGGAGACCATCAGGAAATGTGCCCGCAGCTGGATCTCAGCAATTCGCTTAATGGAGAAAAACCCAGAGTTCATCTTTACCTGCTCCCAG gcaCAGCAATTTCAGTGGGTGAAGAGTTGGTATCCAGGCCTGTTCTCTCAGATTCAGCACTTTGTGAAGAAAGGCCAGTTTGTTCCAGTTGGAGGCACATGGGTGGAAATG GATGGAAACTTGCCTTCTGGAGAGTCTATGATCAGACAGTTTCTAGAGGGCCAGAACTTTTTTAAGGAAGAGTTTGGACAATATTGTACAGAG TTCTGGTTACCAGACACATTTGGCTACTCTGCTCAGCTTCCTCAAATAATGCGAGGTTGTGGAATCtcccggtttctcactcagaagTTAAGCTGGAACCTTGTTAACACTTTTCCT CACAACACTTTCTTTTGGGAGGGCATTGATGGCTCACAGGTGCTTACTCACTTCCCTCCTGGAAATTCTTATGGGATGACTTGCAAAGTGGAGGAT CTAATCAACACAGTCAAGAACAACAAGGACAAGGGACGTGCCAATCACAGTGCAGTGCTGTTTGGATTtggagatggtggtggtggtcctACTCAGCTTATGCTGGACCGCCTGCAGAGAGTACGGGATTCAGATGGTCTCCCAAG GGTCTTCATGTCCAGCCCAGATCGTCTGTTTTCTGAACTTCAGCATGAGTCCTCTCTGCTGTGTACCTGGTCTGGTGAGCTGTTCCTAGAGCTGCACAATGGGACTTACACCACACAAGCAAAG ATCAAGCTTGAAAATCGTCTGTGCGAAGTTCTGCTGCATGACATTGAAGTGGCCAGCTGCCTGGCCTTGTGCCAAGCTGCAGGTTTCTCTTACCCAGCTAAAGAGCTCCAAGAATTATGGAG ACTTCTTCTACTCAACCAGTTCCATGATGTAATTCCTGGCACGTGCATTGAGATGGTGGTAGAGGATGCACTGGAATATTATAAAG aaaTACAGAAGACTGGGTCAGGACTCCTGCTTTCTGCATGTAATGCTCTAAGGTCCAGTTCTTTTCTGGGTGTGGGCTCCAATACAGCGGTTTTCAACACACTTGCCTGGGAGAGAACTGAAGTCATTGCACTGACAGGAAATGGTGCTAAAAAAAAACTAG CCTTGGTGAAAGCTCCCTGTATGGGTGTTGCTCCAGTTACAGAGTCTGCTGAGCCTGTGTCTAAAGTCACTGTAACAGTACAG GCTGATGGTTCAGTTGAAATGGAAAATGGCCTTCTGCGGGCTGTTTTGGACAAAATGGGTCGTCTGGTGTCTCTGCTCCTAGTGCAGACAAACAG agaAGCTATTTCTGATGGCTGTTTTGGAAACGAATTTGTGCTCTTTGATGATGTTCCTTTGTACTGGGACGCATGGGATGTGATGGACTATCACCTTCAAACCAG GAAGCCTGTAGCGAATGTGACACAGTTTGTTGAAGTGATCAGCTCCGGTGGACTGCGCGGGAGTGTTGCTTTTTCCCTGAGAATAAGTGAAAAAAGCAGCATCATGCAGGAGGTGATTCTGGATGCCAACTGCCCCTACATTAAGTTCAAAACAGAA GTGGACTGGGCTGAAGCCCACAAATTCTTGAAGGTTGAGTTTCCTGTACAAGTGCGAAATCCCAATGCAACTTATGAGATCCAGTTTGGTCACCTGCAGAGGCCGACGCACAGAAACACCTCCTGGGACTGGGCTCGCTTTGAG GTCTGGGGCCATAAATGGGCTGATCTCTCAGAGCACGGCTTTGGCGTGGCACTTTTGAATGACTGCAAATACGGCTACTCAATTCATCAGAATGTCATGACTTTATCTTT ATTGCGATCTCCAAAAGCACCCGATGCCAATGCAGATATGGGACACCATCAGTTCACATATGCAGTGATGCCACATACAG GATCTTACCAGGAAGCATCAGTCATCCAGCAGGCCTACAATCTCAATTTCCCACTTCATCTGATTCCCGATGTCAGAATTATTCATCCCTGGAGTGCATTCAATTTGAGTTCATCTGCTGTCATactgaaaactgtaaaacat gctGAAGGAAGGAAGAACGCCCTTGTTGTTCATCTATATGAATCCCACGGAAGCAGTGTGAATGTAGTGCTATCTACACCTCTCCCAGTGCAAGAGGCTTGGCA CTGTGACCTGTTGGAGAGGCCTGACCACTCTCATCCTGTAGCACTCAATGGTGGTGACATCACCCTCAGTTTTAAACCATTTCAGATCATCTCACTACTTTTAAAGCTACACTAA